The Cucumis melo cultivar AY chromosome 5, USDA_Cmelo_AY_1.0, whole genome shotgun sequence genome has a segment encoding these proteins:
- the LOC103485896 gene encoding uncharacterized protein LOC103485896: MSSVGTFQLLLPPFPSSSSSSFTNKTLSLRPLPFPTSPRQRHAHHLNHSLQHLHPISKSGRNFGSFRCLSGLSPELKTTIDKVITSEKVVLFMKGSKDFPQCGFSHTVVQILKSLNVHFETINILENELLRQGLKEYSNWPTFPQLYIDGEFFGGCDITVEAYKSGELQEVLEKAMCS; encoded by the exons atGTCGTCTGTTGGAACTTTTCAACTACTACTACCTCCATttccttcttcctcctcctcttctttTACCAATAAAACCCTTTCTCTTCGTCCTCTCCCCTTCCCCACTTCGCCTCGGCAGCGCCACGCCCACCACCTTAATCACAGTTTGCAACATCTCCATCCAATTTCAAAATCTGGACGGAATTTCGGATCCTTCCGCTGCCTCTCGg GATTGTCTCCTGAGCTAAAAACAACAATCGACAAGGTCATTACATCGGAGAAAGTTGTTCTGTTTATGAAGGGATCTAAAGACTTCCCACAATGTGGATTTTCCCACACTGTAGTGCAAATATTGAAGTCTTTAAATGTGCACTTCGAGACTATAAACATCCTAGAGAACGAACTATTGAGACAAGGACTGAAGGAGTATTCTAACTGGCCAACCTTTCCTCAGCTGTATATAGATGGAGAGTTCTTTGGTGGTTGTGACATAACAGTTG AAGCATACAAAAGCGGAGAATTGCAAGAAGTGTTGGAGAAGGCAATGTGTTCTTGA